From Synechococcus sp. UW69, the proteins below share one genomic window:
- the rlmN gene encoding 23S rRNA (adenine(2503)-C(2))-methyltransferase RlmN: MSQALLGRSAAELQDWAVAQGQKPFRGRQLHDWIYAKGARSLADITVFPKTWRAALLEDGIDVGRLKEVHRSVATDATTKLLLSTEDGETIETVGIPTDQRLTVCVSSQVGCPMACRFCATGKGGLQRSLLTHEIVDQVLSVREAMERRPSHIVFMGMGEPLLNSEAVLESIRCLNDDLGIGQRRITVSTVGVPKTLPQLAELAMQRLGRAQFTLAVSLHAPNQRLREELIPTAHAYPYEALLDDCRHYLDVTGRRVSFEYILLGELNDQPHHAAELADRVGGFQSHVNLIAYNPIEEEEFKRPTPQRIEAFRRVLERRGVAVSLRASRGLDQNAACGQLRRQQMTSSSAES, encoded by the coding sequence GTGAGCCAGGCTCTGCTGGGTCGCAGTGCGGCCGAGCTGCAGGACTGGGCGGTTGCTCAGGGGCAGAAACCGTTCCGCGGCCGTCAGCTCCACGATTGGATTTATGCCAAGGGTGCCCGTTCCTTGGCAGACATCACTGTCTTTCCCAAGACCTGGCGTGCCGCGCTGCTCGAGGACGGCATTGATGTCGGTCGCCTGAAGGAAGTGCATCGTTCAGTGGCAACCGATGCCACCACCAAGCTGCTGCTTTCCACAGAAGACGGCGAGACCATCGAAACCGTGGGCATTCCCACCGACCAGCGGCTCACGGTCTGTGTCTCCAGCCAGGTGGGTTGTCCCATGGCCTGCCGCTTCTGTGCCACTGGAAAAGGGGGGCTGCAGCGTTCGCTCCTGACCCATGAAATCGTGGATCAGGTGCTGAGTGTGCGTGAGGCGATGGAACGACGTCCTTCCCACATCGTCTTTATGGGTATGGGTGAGCCTCTTCTGAACAGTGAGGCTGTTCTGGAGTCGATTCGCTGCCTTAATGATGATCTCGGCATCGGCCAACGGCGCATCACCGTCAGCACGGTTGGTGTTCCGAAGACCTTGCCGCAACTTGCGGAATTGGCCATGCAGAGGTTGGGGCGAGCCCAATTCACCCTTGCTGTGAGTCTCCATGCGCCCAACCAGAGGCTGCGCGAGGAGCTCATCCCCACGGCCCATGCCTATCCCTATGAAGCTCTTCTTGATGATTGCCGTCACTATCTGGATGTGACCGGTCGCCGGGTGAGTTTCGAATACATCCTTCTCGGTGAACTCAACGACCAGCCCCACCACGCTGCAGAGCTAGCGGATCGCGTTGGTGGCTTCCAGAGCCATGTAAACCTCATCGCCTACAACCCGATTGAGGAGGAGGAGTTCAAGCGGCCGACGCCGCAGCGGATCGAGGCGTTTCGTCGTGTTCTTGAACGACGTGGTGTCGCCGTCAGCCTTAGGGCCAGCCGCGGGCTTGACCAGAATGCAGCCTGCGGCCAGCTACGGCGTCAGCAGATGACCTCGAGCTCCGCAGAGAGCTGA
- a CDS encoding sodium:solute symporter family protein: MTAIDWLLLGAYLALTLMLGLWLSRRNSGEEDYFVAGRRLNGWLAGASMAATTFSIDTPLYVAGLVGARGLAGNWEWWSFGLAHVAMAVVFAPLWRRSGVLTDAAFTELRYGGPAAAWLRGIKAFLLAVPVNCIGIGYAFLALRKVVEALGLVSGQPAALGLTDTVWLLMVVALLVMSYTVAGGLWAVVVTDLVQLVLALAGALAVAVAALHAAGGMTALLEQLQALQRPELLSLVPWTWDESGFSWLQGSGISIPMFTAYIAVQWWSFRRSDGGGEFIQRMLATRDEQQARLAGWVFLVVNYLVRSWLWIVVALAALVLLPAGADLELGYPALAVQLLPPVALGLVVISLVAAFMSTVSTSVNWGASYLTHDLYQRFVRPSATPRELLLIGQLTTVLLLVLGVITALISDSIGAVFRLVIAIGSGPGVVLVLRWFWWRVNAAAELSAMLCGFFVGVFTSVVPLVRIEDYGVRIAVITGLSAVVWLAVMLTTPPESDAVLEQFVRTVRPPGPGWARLRQRFGVMPMESLPAMLRRFVLACGVLFGGLLGTGGFLLHQQWTGWIGLSVLILSIWQLRRRVDTVSS; encoded by the coding sequence ATGACAGCAATCGACTGGCTGCTTCTTGGTGCCTACCTCGCCCTCACCCTGATGCTGGGGTTGTGGCTCTCGCGCCGCAACAGCGGCGAAGAGGATTATTTCGTGGCCGGCCGTCGTCTCAACGGTTGGCTCGCTGGTGCATCGATGGCCGCCACCACCTTCTCCATCGACACGCCGCTGTACGTCGCTGGCCTCGTGGGCGCACGCGGCTTGGCGGGGAACTGGGAGTGGTGGAGTTTTGGTTTGGCCCATGTGGCGATGGCTGTTGTGTTTGCGCCCCTCTGGCGGCGTAGTGGCGTGCTGACCGATGCGGCTTTCACCGAGTTGCGTTACGGCGGTCCGGCGGCGGCATGGCTGCGAGGCATCAAAGCCTTCCTACTGGCCGTGCCGGTCAACTGCATCGGCATCGGTTATGCCTTCCTCGCGCTTCGCAAGGTGGTGGAAGCCCTGGGCCTGGTGTCCGGTCAACCTGCTGCCCTGGGGCTCACAGACACGGTCTGGTTGTTGATGGTCGTGGCCCTGCTCGTGATGAGCTACACCGTTGCCGGTGGCCTTTGGGCTGTTGTGGTCACCGATCTGGTCCAGCTTGTGCTGGCGTTGGCGGGTGCCCTGGCCGTGGCCGTGGCTGCCCTGCATGCAGCAGGCGGAATGACGGCTCTTCTGGAGCAACTGCAGGCCTTGCAGAGGCCTGAGCTGCTGTCTCTGGTGCCTTGGACCTGGGATGAGTCTGGCTTCAGTTGGTTGCAGGGCAGTGGCATCAGCATCCCGATGTTTACGGCCTATATCGCTGTGCAGTGGTGGAGTTTCCGCCGCAGCGATGGGGGGGGTGAGTTCATCCAGCGGATGCTGGCCACCCGTGATGAGCAGCAGGCACGGTTGGCGGGGTGGGTGTTCCTTGTGGTGAATTACCTCGTGCGCAGCTGGCTCTGGATCGTCGTTGCTCTGGCGGCTCTGGTGCTGTTGCCGGCCGGCGCTGATCTGGAGCTGGGCTATCCAGCCCTTGCGGTGCAACTGTTGCCCCCCGTGGCGCTCGGCCTGGTGGTGATCTCGCTGGTGGCGGCGTTCATGAGCACCGTGAGCACATCGGTGAATTGGGGTGCCAGCTACCTCACCCACGACCTGTATCAGCGGTTTGTTCGTCCTTCCGCCACTCCGCGGGAGCTGTTGCTGATCGGGCAACTCACCACTGTTCTGCTGCTTGTTCTGGGCGTGATTACAGCCCTGATCAGCGACAGCATCGGTGCGGTGTTCCGCCTGGTGATCGCCATCGGTTCAGGCCCGGGTGTGGTCCTGGTGCTGCGCTGGTTCTGGTGGCGGGTCAACGCAGCGGCTGAGCTGTCGGCCATGCTTTGCGGCTTTTTTGTGGGTGTGTTCACGTCTGTGGTTCCCCTGGTTCGGATTGAGGATTACGGGGTTCGCATTGCGGTGATCACCGGCCTCTCAGCGGTGGTCTGGTTGGCTGTGATGCTGACCACGCCTCCGGAATCGGATGCTGTCTTGGAGCAGTTTGTGCGGACGGTTCGCCCTCCGGGACCTGGTTGGGCACGTCTTCGCCAGCGCTTTGGCGTCATGCCCATGGAGTCCCTACCTGCGATGTTGCGTCGCTTCGTTCTCGCTTGCGGTGTGCTGTTCGGCGGCTTGCTCGGGACGGGTGGGTTTCTGTTGCACCAGCAGTGGACTGGCTGGATTGGTCTGTCGGTTCTGATCCTCTCGATCTGGCAACTGCGGCGGCGTGTCGATACCGTGTCGTCTTGA
- a CDS encoding high light inducible protein, which translates to MLEPTEIPTRRLPRYGFHTHTERLNGRLAMLGFIALMALEIKLGHGLLIW; encoded by the coding sequence ATGCTTGAGCCCACTGAGATCCCCACGAGACGCCTGCCCCGGTATGGGTTCCACACCCATACCGAGCGGCTTAACGGACGCTTGGCCATGCTTGGCTTCATCGCCCTGATGGCGTTGGAGATCAAGCTTGGCCATGGTTTGCTGATCTGGTGA
- a CDS encoding DNA-directed RNA polymerase subunit beta' gives MTSSSKSRKSKSSKASKASKASKAAKEAPVSASRPLSKTPPPFRNQVIDKRALKQLVAWSYKNHGTAVTSSMADNLKDLGFKYATQAAVSISVDDLKVPEAKKDLLGQAEEQITATEERYRLGEITEVERHTKVIDTWTETNERLVDAVKKNFDENAPLNSVWMMANSGARGNMSQVRQLVGMRGLMANPQGEIIDLPIRTNFREGLTVTEYVISSYGARKGLVDTALRTADSGYLTRRLVDVAQDVIVREDDCGTTRHIVVEAENGKFRSRLVGRLTAAQVVNADGEVLAERDTEIDPPLSKAFEAAGVNAVSVRSPLTCEANRSVCRKCYGWALAHNELVDLGEAVGIIAAQSIGEPGTQLTMRTFHTGGVSTAETGVVRSKAAGTVEFGSKARVRPYRTPHGVNAQQAEVDFNLTIKPSGKGKTQKIEITNGSLLFVDNGAEIDADVTVAQIAAGAVKKSVEKATKDVICDLAGQVRYEEAIQPREVTDRQGNITLKAQRLGRMWVLSGDVYNLPPNAQPVVGGETQVTEGQVLAEASQRSEYGGEVRLRDSIGDSREVQIVTTAMTLKDFKLLEESTHSGEIWNLEAKDGTRYRLNTIPGSKIGSGEVIAELADDRFRTGTGGLVKFAPGLAIKKARSAKNGYEVNKGGTLLWIPQETHEINKDISLLMITDGQWIEAGTEVVKDIFSQTAGIVTVTQKNDILREIIVRSGEFHLCTDAKALERFEGDGQMVNPGEDVAKGLSVDAMKYVQTVETPEGKGLLLRPVEEYTIPNEAQLPELSHVKQANGPHLGIKATQRLAFKDNELVKSVEGVELLKTQLLLETFDTTPQMTVDVEKAPDKRAKTISRLRLVILESILVRRDTMSDSSHGSTHTELQVEDGISVKAGDVVATTQILCKQAGLAQLPEATEADPVRRMIVERPEDTTTLSTSGKPVVSVGQRIVDGDPLADGETASCCGEIEAVSGNSVTLRLGRPYMVSPDSLLHVRDGDLVQRGDGLALLVFERQKTGDIVQGLPRIEELLEARRPRESAILCKKPGTVEIKQGEDDDSLVVNVIEADDAIAEYPILLGRNIMVSDGQQVTAAELLTDGPINPHELLECYFEDLRSRKPLMEAAQEAIANLQHRLVTEVQNVYKSQGVSIDDKHIEVIVRQMTSKVRVEDAGDTTLLPGELIELRQVEDTNQAMAITGGAPAEFTPVLLGITKASLNTDSFISAASFQETTRVLTEAAIEGKSDWLRGLKENVIIGRLIPAGTGFSGFEEELQKEAGPHPDILSEDPAGYRRMQNLRPDYTVDMPPAASASAVLDDPSDADLEATRTRHNIDPSASNFAAFTRPDADNELKEEQVVDAEAVEGLQEEGLLSDE, from the coding sequence ATGACCTCTTCCTCGAAATCCCGCAAGTCCAAATCCAGCAAAGCCTCCAAAGCCTCCAAAGCCTCCAAGGCCGCCAAGGAGGCTCCTGTGAGCGCATCCCGTCCGCTCTCGAAGACCCCGCCCCCGTTCCGCAACCAGGTCATCGACAAGCGGGCCCTTAAACAGCTCGTTGCCTGGTCCTACAAGAACCACGGCACGGCGGTGACCTCGTCTATGGCCGACAACCTCAAGGATCTCGGCTTTAAGTACGCCACCCAAGCTGCCGTCTCGATCTCCGTCGACGACCTGAAGGTGCCCGAGGCGAAGAAGGATCTGCTGGGCCAGGCCGAGGAACAGATCACGGCCACCGAAGAGCGTTACCGCTTGGGTGAAATCACCGAGGTTGAGCGTCACACCAAGGTGATCGACACCTGGACCGAGACCAACGAGCGTCTGGTCGATGCCGTCAAAAAGAACTTTGACGAGAACGCACCGCTCAACTCGGTGTGGATGATGGCCAACTCCGGCGCGCGGGGAAACATGTCCCAGGTGCGTCAGCTGGTGGGCATGCGCGGTCTGATGGCCAACCCGCAGGGCGAAATTATTGACCTTCCGATCCGCACCAACTTCCGTGAGGGTCTGACGGTTACCGAATACGTCATCTCCTCTTACGGCGCCCGTAAGGGTCTGGTGGATACAGCGCTTCGTACCGCTGACTCCGGCTACCTCACCCGTCGATTGGTTGACGTTGCCCAGGATGTGATCGTCCGTGAGGACGACTGCGGAACCACCCGCCACATCGTGGTGGAGGCCGAGAATGGCAAGTTCCGCAGCCGGCTTGTGGGTCGCCTGACCGCCGCCCAGGTGGTAAACGCGGATGGCGAGGTGCTTGCTGAGCGCGACACCGAAATCGATCCGCCTCTGTCCAAAGCCTTTGAGGCAGCTGGGGTGAACGCGGTGAGTGTGCGCTCGCCGCTCACCTGCGAAGCCAACCGTTCTGTCTGCCGCAAGTGTTACGGCTGGGCACTGGCCCACAACGAACTGGTGGATCTGGGTGAAGCCGTCGGCATCATCGCTGCCCAGTCGATCGGTGAGCCTGGAACCCAGCTCACCATGCGGACCTTCCACACCGGTGGTGTGTCCACGGCTGAAACCGGTGTGGTTCGCTCCAAAGCTGCGGGCACCGTTGAGTTCGGCAGCAAGGCGCGGGTGCGCCCTTACCGCACGCCCCATGGTGTGAACGCTCAACAGGCTGAGGTTGACTTCAATCTCACGATCAAGCCTTCCGGGAAAGGAAAGACGCAGAAGATCGAGATCACCAACGGCTCCCTGCTGTTTGTCGATAACGGTGCCGAGATTGATGCCGACGTGACGGTGGCTCAGATCGCTGCTGGTGCGGTCAAGAAGAGTGTTGAGAAGGCCACCAAGGATGTGATCTGCGATCTGGCCGGCCAGGTCCGCTACGAGGAGGCGATTCAGCCCCGCGAAGTCACAGACCGCCAGGGCAATATCACCCTGAAGGCTCAGCGCCTCGGCCGGATGTGGGTGCTTTCGGGCGATGTTTATAACTTGCCGCCCAACGCACAGCCCGTCGTTGGTGGTGAGACCCAAGTCACCGAGGGTCAGGTTCTGGCTGAGGCAAGCCAGCGCAGTGAGTACGGCGGTGAAGTGCGCCTGCGCGATTCCATCGGTGATTCCCGCGAGGTGCAGATCGTCACCACGGCGATGACCCTCAAGGACTTCAAGCTGCTTGAGGAGTCCACCCACTCCGGTGAGATCTGGAATCTCGAGGCCAAGGACGGCACCCGATATCGCCTCAACACCATCCCCGGCAGCAAGATCGGTTCCGGTGAGGTCATTGCCGAACTGGCTGATGATCGCTTCCGCACCGGCACCGGTGGCCTGGTGAAGTTCGCACCCGGTCTGGCGATCAAGAAGGCCCGTTCCGCCAAGAACGGCTACGAAGTCAACAAGGGCGGCACCCTGTTGTGGATCCCCCAGGAAACCCACGAGATCAACAAGGACATCTCCCTGTTGATGATCACCGACGGTCAGTGGATCGAGGCCGGCACCGAGGTTGTCAAAGACATCTTTAGTCAGACCGCCGGCATCGTTACTGTTACCCAGAAGAACGACATCCTGCGGGAAATCATCGTCCGCAGTGGTGAGTTCCACCTCTGCACGGATGCCAAGGCGTTGGAGCGTTTCGAGGGCGATGGCCAGATGGTCAACCCCGGCGAGGACGTCGCCAAAGGGCTGTCTGTTGATGCCATGAAGTATGTGCAGACGGTCGAGACCCCTGAAGGAAAAGGCCTGCTGCTGCGTCCGGTTGAGGAATACACCATCCCCAATGAGGCCCAGCTGCCTGAGCTGTCTCATGTGAAGCAGGCCAATGGCCCTCACCTCGGAATCAAGGCCACCCAGCGTCTGGCCTTCAAGGACAACGAACTGGTCAAGTCAGTCGAGGGTGTGGAGCTGCTGAAGACGCAGCTGCTTCTGGAGACCTTCGACACCACCCCTCAGATGACGGTGGATGTGGAGAAGGCTCCCGACAAGCGTGCCAAGACCATTTCCCGTCTGCGACTCGTGATCTTGGAGTCGATCCTTGTGCGTCGCGACACCATGTCTGACTCCAGCCACGGTTCGACCCATACCGAGCTGCAGGTTGAGGACGGTATCTCCGTCAAGGCTGGCGATGTTGTTGCCACCACTCAAATCCTTTGCAAACAGGCTGGCCTGGCGCAGTTGCCAGAAGCGACGGAAGCCGACCCGGTGCGTCGGATGATCGTCGAGCGCCCCGAAGACACCACCACCCTCAGCACCTCCGGCAAGCCGGTGGTGAGCGTCGGTCAGCGGATTGTCGACGGCGACCCTCTCGCTGATGGGGAAACTGCCAGCTGCTGTGGTGAGATCGAGGCTGTTTCCGGTAACAGCGTCACCCTGCGTCTCGGACGCCCCTACATGGTGTCGCCGGACTCCCTCCTGCACGTGCGCGATGGCGACCTGGTGCAACGGGGTGATGGTCTGGCCCTGCTGGTGTTTGAGCGGCAGAAGACGGGTGACATCGTTCAGGGTCTGCCCCGAATCGAAGAATTGCTGGAGGCCCGTCGCCCCCGCGAATCCGCGATTCTCTGCAAGAAACCCGGAACCGTTGAGATCAAGCAGGGTGAAGACGACGATTCCCTCGTCGTCAATGTGATCGAAGCCGATGACGCCATCGCTGAATATCCGATCCTGCTTGGCCGCAACATCATGGTGAGCGATGGTCAGCAGGTCACAGCTGCTGAACTGCTGACGGATGGCCCGATCAACCCGCACGAGCTTCTCGAGTGCTACTTCGAGGATCTGCGCAGCCGCAAGCCTCTGATGGAGGCCGCCCAGGAGGCGATCGCTAATCTGCAGCACCGGTTGGTGACTGAGGTTCAGAACGTTTACAAGTCTCAGGGCGTGTCGATCGACGACAAGCACATTGAAGTGATTGTGCGTCAGATGACCAGCAAGGTGCGGGTGGAGGATGCCGGTGACACCACCCTGTTGCCGGGTGAATTGATCGAACTGCGTCAGGTGGAGGACACCAACCAGGCAATGGCGATCACGGGCGGTGCTCCCGCCGAATTCACGCCGGTTCTGCTGGGTATCACCAAGGCGTCGCTCAACACCGACAGCTTCATCTCCGCCGCCTCCTTCCAGGAGACGACACGGGTCCTGACGGAAGCCGCCATCGAAGGCAAGAGCGACTGGCTGCGCGGTCTCAAGGAGAACGTGATCATCGGTCGCTTGATCCCTGCCGGTACAGGCTTCAGTGGTTTCGAAGAGGAGCTGCAGAAAGAGGCTGGTCCCCACCCCGACATCCTTTCGGAGGACCCCGCTGGTTACCGCCGCATGCAGAACCTGCGTCCCGACTACACCGTTGATATGCCTCCTGCGGCGAGTGCCAGTGCTGTGCTGGATGACCCCAGCGATGCCGACCTTGAGGCCACCCGCACCCGCCACAACATCGACCCCTCGGCGAGCAATTTCGCCGCGTTCACCCGTCCGGACGCCGACAATGAGCTGAAGGAAGAGCAGGTGGTTGATGCTGAAGCCGTTGAAGGTCTTCAGGAGGAAGGCCTGCTCTCTGACGAATGA
- a CDS encoding DNA-directed RNA polymerase subunit gamma, whose amino-acid sequence MTNSNLRTENHFDYVKITLASPDRVMEWGQRTLPNGQVVGEVTKPETINYRTLKPEMDGLFCEKIFGPSKDWECHCGKYKRVRHRGIVCERCGVEVTESRVRRHRMGFIKLAAPVSHVWYLKGIPSYVAILLDMPLRDVEQIVYFNCYVVLDPGDHKDLKYKQLLTEDEWLEIEDEIYAEDSEIENEPVVGIGAEALKQLLEDLTLDEVAEQLREEINGSKGQKRAKLIKRLRVIDNFIATSARPEWMVLDVIPVIPPDLRPMVQLDGGRFATSDLNDLYRRVINRNNRLARLQEILAPEIIVRNEKRMLQEAVDALIDNGRRGRTVVGANNRPLKSLSDIIEGKQGRFRQNLLGKRVDYSGRSVIVVGPKLKMHQCGLPKEMAIELFQPFVIHRLIRQNIVNNIKAAKKLIQRADDEVMQVLQEVIDGHPILLNRAPTLHRLGIQAFEPKLVDGRAIQLHPLVCPAFNADFDGDQMAVHVPLAIEAQTEARMLMLASNNILSPATGEPIITPSQDMVLGSYYLTALQPDATKPEFGDRSCTFAGLEDVIHAFEDTRVGLHDWVWVRFNGEVQDDDELDAPIKSESLSDGTRIEQWSFRRDRFDEDGALISRYILTTVGRVVMNHTIIDAVAAG is encoded by the coding sequence ATGACCAACAGCAACCTCCGCACCGAGAACCACTTCGATTACGTCAAGATCACCCTCGCATCACCCGACCGGGTGATGGAGTGGGGACAGCGCACCCTGCCCAACGGCCAGGTTGTCGGTGAGGTCACCAAGCCGGAGACCATCAACTACCGCACCCTCAAGCCTGAGATGGACGGGCTGTTCTGCGAAAAGATCTTTGGCCCTTCCAAAGACTGGGAGTGCCACTGCGGTAAGTACAAGCGGGTGCGTCACCGGGGCATCGTTTGTGAGCGCTGCGGTGTGGAGGTCACTGAGAGCCGCGTGCGTCGTCACCGCATGGGCTTTATCAAGCTGGCGGCTCCTGTCTCCCACGTCTGGTATCTGAAGGGGATTCCCAGCTACGTGGCCATCCTGCTGGACATGCCCCTGCGGGATGTTGAGCAGATCGTCTACTTCAACTGCTATGTGGTGCTGGATCCCGGCGATCACAAGGATCTGAAGTACAAGCAGCTGCTGACCGAAGACGAGTGGCTGGAAATTGAAGACGAGATCTACGCCGAAGACTCCGAGATCGAGAACGAGCCGGTGGTGGGCATCGGTGCCGAGGCTCTCAAGCAACTACTCGAAGATCTCACCCTCGATGAGGTTGCTGAGCAGCTGCGTGAGGAGATCAATGGCAGCAAGGGCCAGAAGCGCGCCAAGTTGATCAAGCGTCTGCGCGTGATCGACAACTTCATCGCTACCAGTGCCCGTCCTGAGTGGATGGTGCTGGATGTGATTCCAGTGATTCCGCCTGACCTGCGCCCGATGGTGCAGCTCGATGGTGGACGCTTTGCCACCAGTGATCTCAACGATCTCTACCGGCGGGTGATTAACCGCAACAACCGCCTGGCTCGGTTGCAGGAAATTCTGGCTCCCGAAATCATCGTCCGCAACGAAAAGCGGATGTTGCAGGAGGCCGTCGACGCTCTTATCGACAACGGCCGTCGCGGGCGCACCGTTGTGGGTGCCAACAACCGGCCGCTCAAGTCATTGAGCGACATCATCGAAGGCAAGCAGGGCCGCTTCCGTCAGAACCTGTTGGGTAAGCGGGTCGACTACTCCGGTCGTTCCGTGATCGTGGTGGGTCCCAAGCTCAAGATGCACCAGTGCGGTCTCCCAAAGGAGATGGCGATTGAGCTGTTCCAGCCGTTCGTCATCCACCGCCTGATCCGCCAGAACATCGTCAACAACATCAAGGCGGCCAAAAAGCTGATTCAGCGTGCCGATGATGAAGTGATGCAGGTTTTGCAGGAGGTGATCGACGGTCACCCGATCCTGTTGAACCGGGCTCCAACCCTGCACCGTCTCGGTATTCAGGCCTTCGAACCCAAGTTGGTGGATGGACGTGCCATTCAGCTCCATCCCCTGGTCTGCCCAGCCTTTAACGCTGACTTTGACGGCGACCAGATGGCTGTTCATGTGCCTCTGGCCATCGAGGCTCAGACCGAAGCCCGCATGCTGATGCTGGCCAGCAACAACATCCTTTCGCCTGCAACAGGCGAGCCGATCATCACTCCATCTCAGGACATGGTGTTGGGCTCTTACTACCTGACGGCGCTTCAGCCCGATGCGACCAAGCCAGAGTTCGGAGACCGCAGCTGCACCTTTGCGGGCCTGGAGGATGTCATCCACGCCTTCGAGGACACTCGCGTCGGTCTTCACGATTGGGTTTGGGTTCGCTTCAACGGCGAGGTCCAAGACGATGACGAGCTGGATGCACCCATCAAGAGCGAATCACTCAGTGACGGCACCCGCATTGAACAGTGGAGCTTCCGCCGCGACCGTTTCGATGAAGACGGTGCCCTGATTAGTCGCTACATCCTCACCACCGTGGGCCGCGTGGTGATGAATCACACGATCATCGACGCGGTGGCCGCCGGCTGA